The nucleotide sequence ATTTATAACAGATATTGGGGAATTGGCACGTCCAGGCTGCTGTCTGCTGCAACTGGTGTCAGCCGTACCGTCTGTAGTGGAATGATGCCCGCCCAGGTTGGCAGGTCAATATCTTCTGGCTCATCGTTTGGACCGCCTGTGCGTGTTTTGGCCGAAGCCTCGGCCAGTGAAAAGGCCAGTACGGTTGTTTTACGTAACTCGCTTTGGGTGGTGGGACGCAGATCGTCCCAGCGACCGGGTATCAGATGATCGGTCAGTAAGGCCAGCGCCTGCATCTTTTCGGCTGCATCCTCTACTTTTTCCGCCTGCGCAAAAATCACCACCGACCGGTAGTTCACCGAGTGCGAAAAGGCCGATTTCGCCAGCACCAGCCCATCGGCGAGCATAACGGTAATGCAAACCCGTCCACCGGTTTCTATGGCGCGGATGAAATGGCTGCCCACCGAACCGTGAATATACAATCTGTTTCCCTGCCGGGCGAATGCCGTTGGAATGGCCATTGGCTGACCATTTATAGCGTAGCTGACCGTACAGAACAGCGCTTCATCCAGAATGGCATGAATAGTAGTTTCGTCGTATTGGGCACGTTTGGCCAAACGACTGGGGGTAGTGAGGACGGTTTGCATAAGCTGTTGGTCAATTCATTCTTCCTTCTAATTGAATTGAGTTTAAATCTCTAACTTTGCCGGTCTAGGTAAATCGTCCAGTTTTTGTAAAGTCAGTAGTCCGGTTGTGCTTCCGTATAAATCCTTAATCGTAATTGATCGTCATTCGGCTATACCTGTTTTTGTGCAGGTTAGCGAACAGTTGAATCAGCTCATCCGTAACGGAACGCTGGCGGCTGGACAGCGTCTTCCGGGAACGCGCCAACTGGCTCAA is from Spirosoma taeanense and encodes:
- a CDS encoding pyridoxamine 5'-phosphate oxidase family protein, which encodes MQTVLTTPSRLAKRAQYDETTIHAILDEALFCTVSYAINGQPMAIPTAFARQGNRLYIHGSVGSHFIRAIETGGRVCITVMLADGLVLAKSAFSHSVNYRSVVIFAQAEKVEDAAEKMQALALLTDHLIPGRWDDLRPTTQSELRKTTVLAFSLAEASAKTRTGGPNDEPEDIDLPTWAGIIPLQTVRLTPVAADSSLDVPIPQYLL